The following nucleotide sequence is from Stigmatopora nigra isolate UIUO_SnigA chromosome 20, RoL_Snig_1.1, whole genome shotgun sequence.
CGCCTGTGCGACCACTCGGCCGACCAGGAGGCGGCCATGAGGGCCCACGCCGACCAGCACTCGCCCGCCGGCAACGACAGGTGGCTCTGGTGGGGGCGCCCCGCCACTTTGGGGCCAACCCGTGGGGAAGGAGCTCCCGGCCTCCTCCCCCGTTCCCGTCCGTACGGGGGCGCCGCGGCTCACCCGGCTGACGGCGGCGCTTCCCGGCAGGTGGCCCCCCGCCCCGGCCACGGTGGCCAcggcggccacggcggcggAGAGCGGCCCCCCGGAGCATCGCTGCCGCATCTGCCGGAGGTGGTTTCCCGGGCAACCGGAGCTGCTGGTTCACTTCCAGGGTCATCGCCAAGGCAACCGCTACCGCTGCGAGCGCTGCGGGCACCTGACGCGCACGGCCAACAAGCTTGTGGAGCACGTGCGCGTGCACACCGGCGAGCGGCCCTTCACTTGCCACCTCTGCCCCTACAGCGCCAAGCGGCGTGACAGCCTGCGCCTGCACTGCAAGGTCAAGCACGCCGGCGGGGGCGAGGGCGCGGGAGCCGCCCCCGCGGCCTCCGACGTGCACACGCACCGTTCCTACGCGCACGGAGACAATGCTGGCAAACGCGGGGGGCGGTCGCACGcctctcctgctcctcctcctcctcctcttcttcttcctcctcatcatcctcatccgCCTCCCCCGCCCGCTCCCCCTCCCCCTTCTCTTCGGAGCTGGCCGAGCCAACCGGCGGGATGGACGGATTTGTTGCCTCTGGTGCCCATCACGACGCTCCTCCAGCTGAAGGCGCGCAGCGACCGGCCCGCCTCCCCCGGTTCCGACCCTCCCGCGGGCCCCGGTGACGCCCCGCCCTCCCATAAGAATGCTTTCCTCGGCCGCCTGGGCCTGACGCCTCTGTGAAGGTGGGCGGGTTCCCGGAGAAGGTGGGCGGGTTCCCGGAGAAGGTGGGCGGGTTCCCGGAGAATGCGGGCGAGGGACGGCCGGTCCGCCCGCCGGACGTAACGTACGGGTACGAGAGGACACCCGCCGTGGATGAATGGGACCATTTCCTGGAGCCAGTGCATGAAAGCCTATGGAAATACATTGGCCAAtacctttgtttgttttcccacGTGTCACGTCGGCACCTCGGCCGGCTCTAGGGTAGTAGACGGACGCCCTCAAATAAAAAGAATCCCCAGGCCACTGGGTCATATTTCTCCAAGAGCGAGCTGGTCCTTGACGTTTTGGGCTCTGAAGCTCCCTCCCCTCCCTTTTGGTTACCAGGGTTACCAGGAGCCGAGGGAGCTCGCAAACCGGGCCGTGATGAGATTGGAAGAAAGGGAGGGGCGGGGCCGACCGAAGGTGAAACGCGGAAATGGATCGACATTGGCCGGAGACGCCGACGGACGATTGGATTGCATGCGGCGGCTCGCACATTTCCGACGTTGTTCTGGACCACGGTGTCGAAGGAGGAGCGTCCAAACTTGCCCGAGCGTTCGACGGTAGTCGAAGCATCTTTTTAATAGAAGAAGAGCGGCAAAAGAAGTCAACAAGTTCCTCGTGCAAGTGGACCAATTGAACACGGCTGGCGTTGTCGTCGACGTGCTTTGCTCGCACGGGGCACGCACAAAGCTTTGTCCGGGTGCTTGGCGTCTTTCCAATAGatgcgtatgtatgtatgtatgacaCACTATGTACATTACACGTAGAAATCCAAAGTAAAAGCACATTCAATAGGGGTGTGGTGGGTCTCGGCGCGTCCCTTGAGCCGGCTCAACGTTCCGTGTGGTTCAGCGGGAAGCTCTGGTTGAATTGGACCACTCTCAAGGTGATGTCGGCCGGAAGACCCCGTTTCACCAGCTCCCTCTTCAGCTGCAAACGGGGAAGAAGAGTCGGCGCCGGCTCGCTTCCTGGCCTCCCCCACCCCCTGCGTCGCGGCCACGTACGTACCTGCGGCAGAGCCACTTTGTCGATGTCGCCCCTGGGATCGAAGCTCCTGACGGAGAACGTAGCCTCCAAGCCGAAAAGAACTAAGGACCAAAGTGGGTGAGTTTCCGGCCGTCTTTTCACTTTCCCGGGGTGGACGTGGAGGGAGTCCCTAAGCCAAACCTCCCAGTCCCTCCcagtccctccctccctccctcactcacCGTGATCCACCACCACGATGACGCAGCGCATGGGCGAGTGAAATTCATCCACGGAATCGTTTCTGCGGGGCGTTTAAAAGTCAGCGGCGGCCACATGGGCAAAGAGCTGGCTAAGGTACGTACACCGAGGCCTGGGCCTGGACCACGAAGCACAGCGCGTGACGTTGGCCCGCGTCCTCCGGGCCGGGCGTGTAGGTCAGGAGGAACTGGTCGTTGCCCGTCCGCGACTTGGATATTCCCGCCGGACCGCTGAACAGCACCCCCGTGATGCTAACGGACAAGCATCGGGCTTGGGCTCCCATGAAACCCCCCGCCCCCCAGCGCCAAATTCCACCTACTTGGTAAAGCCGGAAGCCACCTTGATGGTGATGTTCAGGGTCTGGTTGACGTAGGCGTAGAGGTGTTCCCCCTCCTTCGGGGTGGGATCCACCAAGAGGGGCAGGTAGTCCCCCAGCCGGCAGCTTTCCACGGGAGCGCCCACTGTCGGTTTGGacgggaaaaaaagtgaaaagagcCGACGAAAAGAGAATGGTGCCCCAAAAACCACCCTCCCCATCCCGTGCTTAGGACCAACCCACTTAAGTGGCACCCGTGAGAAGCCGCAGCTGGCAAAGCTCTTCTCCTTTTGCCTTTTCCTGAAAAACCAGTTTTTGTCGCCCCGCAATGGttcaaaagaaaatcaaaaggaATGGGGGGCCCCGATTTCCCATAGAGggaattgagctttttttccacCGATTTGAATGGCCGCCAGTCATCTTTTACACTGGATTGTTACCCAACATaggcacttgttgttgttattgttgcttTTCAGGAAATGAAGAATGCCTTCAGCCGCGAGGGAGGCCTCGGAAAAaatgcacaacaacaacaacaacaactactagaACATCTCTGGGCAAGcaggtgactttttttttttttttttccacccgccttttttgttgttgtattgttGGCCTCCCAAAAGGCAAGGCCCTCCCCTGGCAGCCATTTGAAAGGGATTTTCAGCAGCCGCGTGTTTCTCACCCTTCAGAACAAACTGGACGGCCACGCTGCTGACGGGAAAGCCCCGGTAAGAAATGAGCGAGTCCCCCCGGCCGTCGGTCAGCTCCACGTCGGCGCACGGCAGATCCTCCAGCAACAGCTCCACGGCGTACGAGGCCTCTCGCTGGCTGGCTTTCACCAGCACGGAGCAATTCTGCCCGGGCCCAGGAAGAGCGCCGGCCGTCAAAAGCCGTCCAAAGCCGCAAACGCCGTCCAAAGCCTAGGTCGGGACGGCCCCCCCGGCTCACCTCCCAGACGTGGAGGAAGGGGACGGAGTGGCTAAAGTCGTGACAGGCCACAGTGTCGCCGTCCGGGTCGAACGTGGGCAGTCTTAGGTAAGACTGGCAGTTTTGGGGGACCCTGGTAAAGAGAGGCAGGCCCGGATGCATTCAAAGTGGGCCTTAAAAGCCTTCAATTTGGGCCTTACGTCCAACCTGATAACGGGCAGCACGGTGGTTCTGGGGGACACGTTGGACCGCCCCGTGTCGTTCCTTTTCCCCAGCTTGGTGTACGACAGCGACGACACGTCGCTGACGTTGTTGGCCAGCCCCGCCATCCACTGAAGGCCGCTCAACCTGGAAGAGCCGCAAGGCCGGGATCGGGCTTACTTGTGTGCGGTAAGGAGCCACGCCGTCCCGGTGCCGTCCGGTTGACGTCCGGGTGCCGCCGTCCCGGTGCCGCCGTCCCGTCCGCTTTTTATATCGGTgcctcctccttctcttccAGACTCACCTCAACCCAACGTCAAATTCCTCTCCTCTCACGTAGGCCGTCACTTCTTCCTGACACCATTCCCCGGGGTTCTGGTCCACCCTGCGGACCTCCAGCCCACTGAACCGGCACTGCTCCGTCAAACAGTTCAAGGCGGAGAGGTTGCGGCAACTCTGGAAGCCCAGTTTGTAGCGAACGGCCACCTGTGGAGGGGAGCGGAGAACCGTGAGCCGTGCGCCGTGAGCCCGTGCCGCCGAAGGGCACGTACCGCCTGGCTGGAGTTTCTCTGCGCGTCAAAGGTGAGCGACGTGCCCGTGTATGGCTCGGAGCGGCAGCCCCGCGGCCGGGACAGCCAGcagagcagcagcagcagcagcagtgatAGACAGCGGACACCCATGACAAAGTGAGCGCCGGCGCCCGGCGGCCGCGCCTTTGACTAGGAGCCTCTCTGCGATGCCGTCCGACTCGTTCTTCTTCGGGGAAAAACCGAGCGCCTTCCAGAGGAGGAAGCGGGGGCGAGGCTTGGCCGCCTGCCACGGCAAAATTGGGCCCCGGGGAGGACCCGGGGGGAGCCGCGCTTCCGCCTCCGCCCAGGAGACGCTTGGGGTACGTACGTCGGGTGAGGGACCCACACCCGAAGCCAATGAATGGGACTTTAGGattgattgtttttgtatttttttcttcttctacaaaAGCCCGTGTCGGGGCCAAAAATCCCTCCCAGATGCTACAAAAGCCCAGAGCCCACCCACGTAAAGCTGTAACCCCCTTTAGAGGCACCCACGGAAACTTTTTTCGGCCGGAGGATCGCCCTCGGCTCGGGACGGTCCGCCCAAATGGTGGTTGTTTTGCTCAAAGACGGGCCTTTGGTCAGTCGGGGAAAAAAGGGGTAATGGGCCTTTTTATTCTCAAGCTCTTTCCTGGTTTCATTGACACGGAATGACGCCTTGGCCGTCACCATGCAGGCTTCCAAAAAGTCCCGCCCTGCGGTCCTGGCACGCGGAAAGACGCCTGACATTTTTCACTGACATCAATTATATTCTCCACTCGCACACTATCATTAGAAAAGAGTAGAGTCGTTTGGTggcgtgatgttttttttttcttcccccaattGACGAGTCGAGTGGAAGTCAACACGTTTAAAGCTTGGTCTTGCCATTAGAGAGTCGATAGGCTCTCATTTCCAAATCTGACCGCAGTATATTAATATTCTTTCTTTCTATCCAACCTGATTTCCATAGGTAATCCTAGATTGACTTAAGGTAACTGGAAATAGTGAATTGCGCTTAGGATACGTTTAGGCGACCACTCGAGACACTCGCAATGTCAATCAATTTAGCGTAGTTTTGAGCAAAAATTCCTACCCTGGCAATTGCCCTTTTTTCTGCCCAACAAAGCTGCTGCCCTTGGGAAAACAATCGTAGGATGCAATTCCCCCAAAGCACCACAGGAGGGCGGAAATGACCATCTGTCTGTTAAAGGATGAAAGCTTGAGGGGAAAATGGAACCGGAGTCAAACGCGACCGCTAGAGGCCTCTTTAAGCCCGCTGGACGTCTCGCATCAAAgtgtcatttttcttctctcttctcATTTTCAGGATGCGCGTGCGCACGGCTGACTACCAGGACCGGGACAAAATGGACTGCCAGATTCGGCTGCGGGCAGGCACGGCGGCACGCACGGTCCCTTCCGATGCTTGAGCGCATCCGGGTAGCAATTCAGCCGTCGGATTCACGGTCTTTTCTCTCGTTGTTTTTCTGGTttgatttattgtatttttaaataaagctttacaaagaaaacaaacgCTCCGACCTcatcaccccccaaaaagtatttcaacagGAAGTCACACCGGACTGGCCCGGCCGCGCTTGAAGGACAAAGGAAGCGTTGACAATGGCGTGAATTTTCTTTCCGACTAGAGCAGAGTTCCTTCACCACCAccacgacgacggcggcgaagGCAATGGCAACGTCCTCACAGCTCCGTCTTGGTGCCGGACAGAGACACCCGGGGCTGAATTCCCTCCGTCTTTGCTGCCTTTTTCTTGCTCCCcttgcctttcttttttttgtcccggGCGGCCGGGGCCGCCGTCTCTCCCTTCTTCTTGGCTTTCCACTCCTCCTTCAGGCAGGCTGCAAAAAAGAACGGGACGCAAAGGTGACGAGGCCGTCGTCGCGTCCCCGCCCGACGGCCCGGGCGGCAGCGGACCGGACCCCGTCCGTCACCTGCGTCCTTTCCTTTGAGCACGTGCTTCTCGCACAGGTACGTGGTCAAGTCCTCTTCCTGGCTGCCCCGGTACCAGTCCTCGATCACGTCCTCGTACTGCTCCACCAGCACGTCGCACTGGAGGCGAAAAGCACGTCGGAAGCCGCCACGGGATGGCGCCACGGGCTCGTGCCACGGGTCCCGTGCGTGACGCCAGCTCACCCGTTTCTTGAGGTCCGAAACTTCCGCCGACGTCTCGTTCCACAGCTCGTAGGGGATGTCCATGACCACGTTGACGCCCTTGTTGACCAGGCCGTGAAGAGTGGAGAAGGTCTCGGACATGCCCTGCGCAGACGGAATAGGCCGTGTAAGGAGGAGGACGTGGACGTGCAGGTACACGCGCACGCCCGGGCTCGGACACGAGCGAGGGAAGTACTTTGGCGAAGCGATTGCTGCCGCTCCTCTCCTTGTGCAGGTTGTACTCCAGCAGCCTCTGGCAGACGTTCTCCAGCACCTCGATGAAGCGCAGGTCACTGCGGACCAATGGACGGTGACGTTGGGACTTTTGCCCGCCCGCCCGAGCGCCACGGTCGGCGTCCACTCACGACTTGACGTATTTGATGGGCGGAGCTCCCTTGCTGTCAATAAAGCGATAATTGCGGTCGATGACTTCCTTGGTCTTCCCCGTTTCGTCGAAGGCGGACTTCATCTCGATGCTGACAAACTTGCAGACTGGAAACGAGAAGCAGTCAAATGGACAGCAGCTCGCGCCTGTCGTCTATCTGCTCGCACTTCTTTTGTTTCACTCGAGTTAGCGAGTTATTAGCGGGGCACGTGCTTTGctggctttttgttgttgttgctaacTAACCTTTTGCCGGCCGTGTTTACCTTCACAGTTGTCCGGAAGATGAACCCATTCGTCATCGCCGTCGCTCttggccgccgccgtcgtcgccgccgtcgccgtaACCGTCACAGCCACGGTCACCATCAGGCAAAAATGGGCCAATGTCGCCATTCCCTTCTTATTTGGACACGCAATAATGACCAATATGTTTTGTTTACAGATTACAGATGACTTCGGGTTCCGCTGGATGGCTCATTGTCACTGAGAACACTTCCGCGTTTGCCTTGACGTCCACCAATCAGAGAAGAAAAAGTGGCCCCGCTTCAACCAATGAGGTGGGACTAAAGCTCGATTtggattggctttttttttttttttttttttttaatacaaccaaGAGATAGTTTTCTTTCTTCCTAGCTAGCTAGCACATAGTTTACTTATTTTGTCTCCTGGCGAATCGTTGCATCTCGGGTAGAACATGAGGCGCACGCGCAGTACATGGACAAGGGAAACGTACACgctttctttggctttttttctttttaatagaaAGATTGAACGGTCAAAACATTGCAAGAAAAAGAACGATTCCAAGCAAATACAGGGATTTTGAAAACGccttaaagtacaaaaaaaattggccaAGGGTAATTTCCAAGTCCTTACTCCAACTCCCCAATTCTAACATGGAGCTCCATTTCAAAAGAAACAGATGCCTTTAAGTACAAAAATTCGGCCGAGGTTAACTTCCATTTCCTTAATCAGCCCCCCCAATTCTAAcattaatttcaaaagaaacaaaCGGCTTAAAGTAGAAAAATTGGGCCGAGGTTAGCTTCCACGCCCTTGACTCCAGCCCCCCCAATTCGAACATGGAGCTCCATTTCAAAAGAAACAAACGGCTTAAAGTAGAAAAATTGGGCCGAGGTTCACGTCCACGGCCCGCCTTACTCGGGTCGGGACCCCACAATTCTAACGTTGA
It contains:
- the LOC144213892 gene encoding protein canopy homolog 3-like, which produces MATLAHFCLMVTVAVTVTATAATTAAAKSDGDDEWVHLPDNCEVCKFVSIEMKSAFDETGKTKEVIDRNYRFIDSKGAPPIKYVKSDLRFIEVLENVCQRLLEYNLHKERSGSNRFAKGMSETFSTLHGLVNKGVNVVMDIPYELWNETSAEVSDLKKRCDVLVEQYEDVIEDWYRGSQEEDLTTYLCEKHVLKGKDAACLKEEWKAKKKGETAAPAARDKKKKGKGSKKKAAKTEGIQPRVSLSGTKTEL
- the LOC144213890 gene encoding uncharacterized protein LOC144213890, whose translation is MGVRCLSLLLLLLLCWLSRPRGCRSEPYTGTSLTFDAQRNSSQAVAVRYKLGFQSCRNLSALNCLTEQCRFSGLEVRRVDQNPGEWCQEEVTAYVRGEEFDVGLRLSGLQWMAGLANNVSDVSSLSYTKLGKRNDTGRSNVSPRTTVLPVIRVPQNCQSYLRLPTFDPDGDTVACHDFSHSVPFLHVWENCSVLVKASQREASYAVELLLEDLPCADVELTDGRGDSLISYRGFPVSSVAVQFVLKVGAPVESCRLGDYLPLLVDPTPKEGEHLYAYVNQTLNITIKVASGFTNITGVLFSGPAGISKSRTGNDQFLLTYTPGPEDAGQRHALCFVVQAQASVNDSVDEFHSPMRCVIVVVDHVLFGLEATFSVRSFDPRGDIDKVALPQLKRELVKRGLPADITLRVVQFNQSFPLNHTER